The Fulvia fulva chromosome 1, complete sequence region TGGGGCTCGCCAACCAAGACGCGTTGGACTTGATGCAAAAGATGCCACGCCGTGCCTCCCACGGGGAGAGACATGAAACATCATGAAACATCGAGTGGCTGTCATGGCGTGTATTGTGAGAGTCGTGATGGCTGACCATCATGCTGCTGGACAGGTATCGTCAGGGGTATGTCGATGTAGTAGACCTTACAATACTCATGCCATCATTGGGTTGATGAGTCGGGTAGTTCGTCGCTCCGCGATCAGATTCCGTCTGTCAGGAGGTTGCAGGCCTGCACCCAGTCGTGCCTGCGCGCGCATTGCAGCCAAAGCATGTCTCTCGCAGTAGACCTTGCTTGTGATCTCAAAATAGTCCTGCGCCAAAACCATGCGGCATTCGCAACAGGTAAAGCAGCGCGGGTGAAACTTCTTGTCAATGCTCCCGAACCTTGTCGAGCTCGAAGTTTCCAGATACTGGCCTTCAATTCCTCGATGGCAGCCATGGCAGAGGGAACCATTCTTCTCGTGGTAGTGTTGCTCACAATACGGCTCGTTATTCATCACGTAGAAGTCCGCAGTCATGAAAGGCTGTTGACATGAGCGACAGACGAAGCAGGCCTTGTGCCATCGTCCTGTCAGACGACCATCTGCAGCTTTGACGGATTTCCCCTCAATCATGAAACCACATCCTCTGCACATCGCCTTAGCATTGGTTGGTCGTCTTCCGTGCTGTCTTCGCGCTGGCGGTTCTTGGGGTGTCGGCGGAGGCTGCAGTGCACTGGGCGGGGTGTTTTGCGGCTCAAGCGTCCTCAGTGTCAAGCTTCGATTGCTGGCAGAACGAGATCGTTGGACGTACTCCGTGCTCGACTTGGTCAAATCAACATAGTCTTGCAGCTTTGGCATAGAAAGATCGGAGGGCGAGGGTCCCCGCTCGACACGCTCTGATCCCCAGGGCTCGAAGGCGTGGCCTGAACGATTCTGCATAGTGGAGAGTGCCGGGTCCATCGGTGATTCCAGGGGCGTGAGAGACGCATCTGTACGGTATCGTGGCACATCTTGGTCTAGTGATGGCCGCGCGAAGTTACGTGCCGGAGACTGCTGTATTGTTCGCTGGTGACTGTGTGGTGGCTTTTCGGGACTCCTGCTAACATTCAAAGCACGCACGTGCATCCGGTCGTCCTCACCATATCTTCGTGGCTCAGACGCCGGAGGGGAGAACATATCCAGGCTACTCGCGACACTTCCATCGGGACTGATGCCACTGCTGTTGGTGTTGGTGCGAGAGTTCGTTGACGAAGTCACGGAGGAGCTTGAGCCGGTCGGAGTGTGCATCATGTTCTCTCGATAACTCAGCACTGCTTGAGGCAGCGGAGGCACGTCCCGTCCACCGGCTCGTGATGAATCAAGATGTTCACAATTCGCGATCCCCCC contains the following coding sequences:
- a CDS encoding Paxillin-like protein 1, whose product is MSLAAALAQDGVRPVSFLPSIKCSDCGNEIQIDEMGDHVCPPTTTRPPVLTSAINPFTLRQMNARGQQVAAMPSPQSHSSIPQINGTAFDTAAHAPEQRSQRMPLPRINSDDAANKPFLAPRPAPFEPPLSPTLSSRSGSSSVGRSGYQRSNTSPASRPFDFRPPSPELSANLDCAFPPFPTSAGTERRPSTSHSNHGRKTPTGSDRAPSRGASRLDHVMSAEPESFDMPPKSPYIGGTNANVLQRLDTLRSGPFGASRRKASGDVRTDGTRRPSLAPLEDNTPVTATPYESSSPHANAINTEKLVNGSHSQKKAAPPRPARPTEEVLRLSFLDQMSEEPTRIMAPSLGPDNGQDSDGFRSQTYPPQMSAGEHETQGSALARMHSEPQLHAVGRRPSLGGIANCEHLDSSRAGGRDVPPLPQAVLSYRENMMHTPTGSSSSVTSSTNSRTNTNSSGISPDGSVASSLDMFSPPASEPRRYGEDDRMHVRALNVSRSPEKPPHSHQRTIQQSPARNFARPSLDQDVPRYRTDASLTPLESPMDPALSTMQNRSGHAFEPWGSERVERGPSPSDLSMPKLQDYVDLTKSSTEYVQRSRSASNRSLTLRTLEPQNTPPSALQPPPTPQEPPARRQHGRRPTNAKAMCRGCGFMIEGKSVKAADGRLTGRWHKACFVCRSCQQPFMTADFYVMNNEPYCEQHYHEKNGSLCHGCHRGIEGQYLETSSSTRFGSIDKKFHPRCFTCCECRMVLAQDYFEITSKVYCERHALAAMRAQARLGAGLQPPDRRNLIAERRTTRLINPMMA